A window of Nicotiana sylvestris chromosome 8, ASM39365v2, whole genome shotgun sequence genomic DNA:
AACACATAGCCTACCTTGACATCATAATATACCATCCTCACCACCGAGTGAAAATGTTAAAGTCTTGTTATTCAAAACTGCCTCCTTCATCTATGCTAATGCTAGATCAATGAGTTGCTTTTCCTTGACTTCCGCTACAAGTGACGATTCTCCTCCATCACACACCATAACCTTCCCCTCGTCTAAGGTCAAAATACGAACCCCCAGACTGGACAATTGATAAACCTCCCGAGCCAAAGGCCTCTAATCCgctcccaaatgagccaaactacccatggACTTCCGACTGAGAGCGTCAGCCACCACattcgccttccctggatggtataaaatattcatatcataatccttgatcaattctaaccaccaccgctgccttaaattcaactccttctacttgaacaaatattggagaCTCTTGTGGTCCGAGAACACATCCACCTGGACCCCATAGAGATAATGCcgccatattttcaaggcaaatacaACTGCCGCAAGCTCCAAATCTTgcgtcggataattcttctcgtgattcttgagttgccttgaAGCATACGCTATAACGTTCCCATGTTTCATCAACACACACCCCAAACTGACCCTAGAGGCATCGCAATAAACCACAAATACTTCCGTGCCTTCCGGCAAGGTCAATATCCGCGCCGAGGTCAATCTCGACTTCAATTCCTGAAAACTTTTCTCACAAATGtcggaccattggaacttaactgctttctgcatcaacttagtcaaaggggaggcgagggtagagaatccctccacaaacctccgATAATACTCCGCTAAACCCAAGAAGCTACGGATCTCCGTCGGGGccgtgggtctaggccaatcgTTTACTACTGCAATCTTCTGGGGATCCACCGGAATCCCTTCACTGGAAACAACATGGCCCAGAAAGGTAACGGACTCCAacaaaaattcacattttgagaaTTTTTTATACAACTGGTGCTGATAAAGGGTCTACAGATCTGCCCTGAGGTGATCAGCATGATCCTCCCGGCTCCGCAAATAAAcaaggatgtcatcaatgaaaataatcacaaaggagtctagaaatggcttgatgacccgattcataagatccatgaaagctgtcggggcgttggttagcccaaaagacatgaccaAGAATTCAAAGTGACCATAGCGAGTTCTGAAAGCGGTCTTAGGACTATCCTGttctctgatcttcaattggtgatacccggacTGTAGATCTATTTCGGAAAAGAACCTCGCACCTTGCAATTGGTGGAACAAATCATCTatccgaggcaaaggatatttattcttgatggtgaccttgttaagctgcaaataatcaatacacatctggagcgacccatccttctttctgacaaaaagaaccggggcaccccacggtgacacacttggccatatgaaccccttttctaataaatccttcagttgttcctttaactccctTAACTCCGTTGGCGCCATtctgtatggtggaatagatatcgGCCGTGTATCTGGCAATACATCAATTccgaaatcaatctccctatctgTCGGGATCCCTGGAAGCTCGTCCGGAAACACTTCAAGAAACTCATTCACGACTGGCACAGACTCGGGGACAGACACTTCTAAAGCGGTGTCCGCCACCCGGACCAAATGGTAGATACACACCTTCCTAATCATCTTCGaagccttaaggtaggaaataaacctacctttcggcacCACATCATTGCCCTTCCACTCAATAATCGGCTCATTAGGGAACTCAAGAATCATGACTCTCGTTCGACAGTCAAGTTTAGCAAAGCACGAATAAAGCCAGTCCATTCCCCTAATcatatcaaaatccaccatttcaAGATCAATAAGATCGGCCGTGGTAGCATGACCACATACCATGACAACACAATTCCTATAAACTCGCGTGGCTGTAATAGAATCACAAACCGGATTCGATACAGAGAACGGCTCATGAAGCTGTTCGGGTTCTACCCCAAAATTTGAAGGAATGAATGGGGTGACATAAGACAAAGAGGACCCCAGATCAATAAGAGAATAACAATTAATGGCCTGAACAGACAAGATACCTGTAGCAACATCTGGGGAGGCCTCTGCACTCTGGCGACCACTCAAGGCGTAAAACCGGTTGGGTACACCTCTACCACGAGCTCCACCCCTAACTACACCACGCCCTGCTGGGGCTGGAGGACGCACGGATGATGTGGCAGCTGAAGAACCGGATGACCGAGCAAATCCCTTACCCATGCCCTGACTGGGCACACGATAGTCCCGCTGGATATGACCTCTCACCCCGCATCTATAACACACCggaatatccaaataacaagtctTGGAATGGAACCTCCCAAACTTGGGGCATGAAGCCCTCCCCTGCTGTTGTGATCTCCATCCTGGACGACCGGAATGATAGGGTCTCCTACTGTCTGAACCTGATCTCAAGTGACCGCTCTACTGATAACTGTGCACTGATGGCGGTGCGCTTGCTGAGGACTGGGCATATGACTAGGATGGACCTGATGGCCATCTCTCTGGAACTGGTCTCCTTGAGTGACCCGCAGATCGGGCCCTGCTGCTACTCTCCCTTTCTGCCTGTATTTTCAACTTCCTAGCCTCTATGGCCTGAGCGAGCCCcacaatcttcccataattcatatctgaGTGTAAGGCCGTTGTAGCAGCCTCATTCACCACCAAAGGACTAAGACCCTGAACGAATCACCGAACTCGAGCATCCATGGTCGACACTAACTAAGGAGCATACTTGGACAACCtcacaaactccatgtggtactcccaaacactcatactgccctgcttgaggacctcaaactCTGTGGCATGGGCCGCCATTGTCTTGGAAGGAAAGAAGTGGTCCATGAACGCATCTACAAACTCATCCCAATTAGCCGGAGGTCTTCCCTCACCATGGGAATCCtcccacatctcgaaccacgaatAAGCTGCTGCCCTCAACCTATATGAAGCCAACTCAACCCCTTCCATCTCTGTAGCCTTCATCACTCGAAGGGTCTTATATATTTCATCAAGGAAATCCTGCGAATCGGCCTCTGGGTCTGTACCCGTGAACTCTGGAGGGGCCAACCGCAGAAACTGGTTGACTCTGGAGCTGGCGGAATCTCCCTGTCCGCTGGGGGGCGCAGGGGCATCATAAGATCTCTGGGCCTTAGCGGCCACTAACTGGATCAACATATGGATGTCTCCTCTAAGGTCCCCATCAGAAACCCCAGGACCGGAAGCTGGAATTGCATCAAGATCAGGAATATCAGCGGGAGGGATGGTAGCACCCTCTGCCACAGCTGGAACAAGAATACTTGGATCTGGAATAGATGGGCCAGGCAGATTCAAGACTAGGGAGTCACTCTCACCCACGGCATCAGGTATATGATTCACAGCCACACTTGGGGTGGCATTGGCCCCGAGGCCGAGTCTAGCTCTCTTCTTAGATGCCATTACAGAAAATTTGGAATAAAGCACGATTTAGATGTAAATACTTCCACTTTTCACTTCACCACACGATATAGAGTAACAAAGAAGAAGGTAATTTCCTAAAtgcccatgtagcctccaacttatagatgtggtcgacaacacaccgataaggaggactctactagacacggctctgagacatcctaggacactttaaaaccttaggctcagataccaagtttgtcatgcccgaaaacccgaggggcgcgaccggcgctcgaccgggtagcTCCCaaccaagcggacctgggtgcctttcctattccacgtgataccctgcgtttccattacccattaaccaagtgatATAGCCATTATAAATTtgaacacattcttacgagatttacataacatacatagttacttagcgtggtttacaagttatactgcccaaaatacataagtacataacccacatttcctatCTACGGAGCCTTTAGAGATATagaagagtgttacaatacttgccggtaacaaggctccggctataccttacgcaaataccaaaataaaattttcgggaggataagcggcatgagccacgcagggccccgagaggaaaggggctcactaattcagctgacgggaggtgaaggattgctactgtcggtgggctggagtacctgttatggaaccacctacaatcataacacgaatgtagcgcccccagcaaaagggacgtcagtacatttgaattgtactggtatatgaacaaactttaccccaagtaaaatcaagaaatacacagataacaatcagtaatagaatcaacaatcaaatgcacatgaaagaaacaaccaaagccaaacaaactccacaatctctccttttcccctttcaacattatttcatcgcatcaatgatttcacaacattcacatatttttatttcaataatgatttcgatcacttttccacccttattacctcggccacccttattacctcagccacccttatcaccacaacccccaccttattacttcgtgttgtggcacgcaacccgatcccaccggacaatcatatttcacacaacaacaacaacaacaacaattcacaaagagtgttcataaacatcaataccagttccaacatatacaataacccatacacaattcaagtcacaacgataattgcccacAACAAGTCACATATGATATTGCCACAGTTATTTCAATTGTATCAATTACGGTTTCTTTACATCATTTGTTCCATAGCTCTTACCACGTAACACATTCATACCCACACGTACTTGTGTTATTGCCAATTTACTCACACCACTATAACGGAAAACTTAACCAACAATGTTCAAGGCTCATTAATCACAAGAATTTCAcaaatagtccacataagtaacacataccaattaccTGTACAccaacaaggtgactttacaaaggttaaagttagccatacatacctggagTCGAATTCCCTTTTTAACTTCTACTTTTAATTCACCAACAACCTAGTACCgtcaatctagttcacaagttaacacatataacttagaattgaagttcacaaactcagcccgaacttacttaggtttccaacccctcttttgcaaatctttagttctacccaattcctcttactagattctaggttttaaaggacatacatgtgtatctcaacttccattttcaagaattaacgcatgagaatccccctttttgtttaaatctgaaaACAATAAAAAAGGGTTGGGGATTTTACCTGCAAAAACGGAGATAaagacaattacttgaaattccccgGCCCGAGTGACTTTGAAGAATCAAATTAATGAAGGTAGGACTTTATCTCTCAAGAAttctctcttccctctctctagttttgttcagaaaatatgttaaaataaggGGTTGGGGTGTTTTGTTGAAGTAGGGGTCAgatttaaaatttataaaattggagtcccgagtcaggtctgcgatcgcagagtggaaatgtggtccgcagaatggaccgcaaaagtgctcccaacatctgaacacactgcctaggtatgcggcagaaatgtgGTCTGCATACttcgttctgcggtcgcataatgcaccgcagaactgcccctcacaaaaatcccaagggaaatatgcgacgactatgcggtccgcatatcggttatgcaATCGCATATCGGATTGCACatttaacctcaaattcgacCAACACACTGGCTCACTTTGCagcgattatgcggtccgcatacctgatatgcgaccacATTCTCGACCGCAAAATCGCATTTTCTGGAAGTcagtatttcttgactttttatagcatAGATCAGTACAAAAGGTCCGAGCTACCAGGTTATGAGTACaagttttcacggggccttacaggATCGAACTGGATCCGAataaagtcaaagctatttagGAGTTGCCACCACCCAAAagcaagaaggacgtaatgagcttcttGGGGTGGCTCAACTGCAtaagccgattcatagcacagtccacagtaatatgtgaacccatcttcaagatgctaaggaaagatgccgagacaagttggactgaggattgtcagaaagcttttgacaagatcaaggaatacctatccataccgccagttctggtcccgctagaaccaggacgacctttgctactttatctatctgtGTTAAATGGAGCCTtgggatgtgttttgggacaacatgatgagacaggaagaaaggagcaagtcaTATACTACCTGAgaaagaaattcacaccttatgaagcacggtatgcTCGAACGCACTTATTTTGCTTTGACCTTGACAGCccaaaagttgaggcattacttatgtgcctACATTGTGTACcttatatccaggatggatcttatgaagtacatatttcagaagcctatgcctactgagaagttggctaaatggcagatactactgagtgagttcgacatcatctatgtaactcaaaggcagtcaagggacaagcattggcagatcacctcgcCAAAATtccagtgggaggagaatacaaacccttgaaaacatattttcccgatgaagaaatatcaTTCGGAGGAGAAGACATTAcggaagcatatgacggttggaggatgttctttaacgtagccgcaaatttcaaaggagtgggcattggagcagttttggtgtcAGAAACAGATCATCATTATccagtatctgctaaactcagatttccttgcaccaacaacatagcggaatatgaagcctacatactagggctcaacatggcagtcgacatgaacattcaagagttattggtgatcggtgattcagacctgcttgtgcaccaggtgcaaggagaatgggctaccaacaattccaagatattgccatatctgcaccatgtgcaggaattgaaaaggaggttcacaaagatagaattccgacatgtgcccagaatacagaatgagtttgccgatgcattagctactttgtcattaatgatacaacatccagataagaactatattgatcccatctcggtgaggatccataatcagctggCATATTGTGCTAatgtcgaggaagaagccgatggaaagccttggttccatgacatcaaggagtacctatcaaaaggagaatacccggagcacgCAAATCACATTCAGAAACACACACTCCGGAGGTTGTCAAATCATTTCTTCCACAGTAGAGGGAACATGTATAGAAGAACTCCGGATTTGGGtttgctaaggtgtgtcgaagcaaaggAAGCTTcaaagctacttgaggatgtgcatgttgGGACATGTGGaacacacatgaatggttttaatctagccaaaaagatactctaggcaggttacttttggatgaccatggagacgaaTTGAATTCAATATGTCCGCAAATActttcaatgtcaagtacatgccgacatgataaaagtgccaccaaatgagctcaatgcaaaaagctcaccttggccattcgccgcctggggaatggatgttattggtccaattgagcccacGACTTCAAACGGACTTCCgatttattctagtagccattgactacttcacaaaatgggtggaagctgcaaCTTACAAAGCCTAAACCAAGAAGGACGTCGCAGATTTTTTCAATGATTGTATCGTCTACCGATTCGGggttcctgagtccattatcGCTGATAACGCCGCCAACCTCAGTAGTGATCTGATGAAACCtatatgtgaaaccttcaaaatcaagcacaagaatttcaccgcctacagacctcagatgagtggagccgtagaagccgcaaacaaaaacattaagaagatactaaggaaaatggtagagaatcacaagcagtggcatgaaaagttaccctttgctctgttagggtactgcaccacagttcgcacgtcaaccggggcaaccccctacagcTGGTTTATGGTATCGAGGcggtcatcccagccgaggtagagattccttctttaagtgtcatacaggaagttgaactcagcgatgcagaatgggtaagaaGTCGCTAtaaacaattggcccttataaatggaaagaggatgaacgcagtatgtcacgtcCAACTTTATGAGAACAGAAtttctagagctttcaacaaaagggtcaaaccaaggcaattcgCACCATGatagctggtattgaagaagatttttccacaccaagatgaagccagagggaaattctctcccaactggtaagGTACGTATATGGTTCACAAAGTACTAACAAGagaagcactcatacttgcagagatggatagagagatctagccaaaaccaatcaattcagacgcactcaagagatactatgcttagattatttcaTACTTTCCTTTCTGATATAAttaaactatgcttgacctgattcctatgtaagaggggatacgtaggcaaccttatgggtttggtcatatcataataaagctttcattttccccaaaatcagaactggggcagaattttgatgaGGGTCcttaaaattccggagcaagtccagccagcaCCATTACATGCCAGGAAGTCAGTCATCAGTCAAGAacttgggcagaattttgagaagaattctcaaaattctgaagaagatTCAGCAAGGTCTGCCATCCGCAAACTGTTtaaaatcatctaccaaactggggcagaattttgaggaggaccctcaaaattccaacataagagagttgcaatgcctttgaaatgtgtcacagtcgctagttcatcaaaatttACTTGATATATCTATACGCTTCCAAAACCCTACCCATTCTCTAAAGACCGCTGCCCTTGACTCCCTCTTCTTCTCCGTTCTCTCTGAAACTATCCCTAACCCTAGCACCGTCACCCCAAAATTTCCCCAAATACCTTCGATTCTTACCCATTCCATAGAGTTCCTCTGTGATTTCAGGCCCCTGCCGGCCTCCTACCTCTTCTAGTTGTACGATTTTGTTGATTTATGAAAGAATCTCGAAGAGATTCAACTCAGATTTTTCCAAAATCATTTGTGAATCTACCTACGATCATCTCCATTTGTTAGTACTATTATCTTTGTGTTTATAGCTCAAATCTCTGGTTTCCAACCAGATTTTCTTTCATCTTGATCATTCTCTTAAAACCCTAGTCTATTGCTGCTCCAATCCGTTCAGATTCGTGTAGATCTAAGATAGTTTTGagtttattttgttatttctcCTAAAATCTTTCTGTGTTTCTTATTATTAAccgatttttttttgttttctctaaaactagggtttcaccCCTTTAAGTTTCTGAAAAATGCTTCATTTGTTTATGTGTTTAACCTTAATTTCATTGTTTGTTCGACTAATTATCATGAATATGTTCTTCACCCTAAAATTTTGATCTAGGGTTTTTTGTGAAAATGCTTTCAACTATGGTTTTCCTCTTTACTATTTCGACCGATTCTTTTGAGTTTCATTTCTGTGGGCGTGATTTGGTAATATGCCAATTTTACTTATACTACTAGATAAAACAATTTCTTCCACTTCTGAATCCCAAACAATTCGATTAGGGGTTAGTACACTAAGATTTAAGGTCATTTCTTCGCATCGGCTAGAGGCGGCAGACATTAGGCCGTTCATGGGGACTGAGTCCTTTTATTCAGATGCTTAGTTTGACGACCTTTTTTCCGTTAAATGGACTTTGACATATTTTAGGATTTTGATACTCTAACTATTTATCCTGTTGTCTTTTGCCCGTTACCTTTAACTCTGGCAATTAAGTTGTTAATTCATTTACTTACCTGAATTAGGGTTTGTTTAGTACccatttttccttattttaaatATTTACTTGTCCTTACCCTATTTATGTATCTGTATATTTGGCTTGATTGTGTGTCATAATTCCTAATTGATTCTGGAAACTATTCTTACCTTATTAACCTTACTCTTAATTACGGATCGATTCTAGATGAGATTTTCCCTTAAATTAAGTGGTACTTATTTGATTCTGTCTTCTTAATTGATCTATGACTAATTGCTAATTGATTTTCATACCTTATGTATGTGTGATTGATTCATTACCTTGTGTGACCTACCCTATTGCATGATATAAAATCGTTCTTGTTCTGATTTTCAAAGACACAGACACTTACATGAACACTCAGAAAGAAACACATACATACATAGAGAAACACACAAAGTTCTTACTCTTATCCTCCACCACAATCTTCCTACTCTTTGTTTGATGCACTgtctagccggttgaaagccaaggctagaccctTGGATCCTGTTTGCATTACTGTcctcttgctatctcttaactggCATGTCTCCACCCCTACTATTATGTTTACTTCTATGTGATTAAACTCGTGTGTTTCCTGCTttcagcatgtctacttctaGGTGATTACACTTGTGTGTTTCTTGGTTTCAGCATGTCTATTTCTGTCTAATTATAGACCTATGTGCTTCATATTATTACTCCTAATCAGCATGCCTACTTACATGTGATGAGACCTAGATGATTTCTGTTTTCAGTATGTCAGTATGTCTACTTCTATAAACTAGACCTATGTGCTTACTACTTTCAACATGTATACATGTTTGCTTATATGTAAATTAGGCCTATGTCTACTTATTTCTCAACTAGCATGTTCTTTCTATCTTGTCTTAAGTATTCACCCCTAACAAattcctctgaactttgacacactgggttGGCTCTCCAAAACTTTCTCACAAAAATGttttctttaaaagttttctggtgtgagcattgcccgggatccCTGAGGCCCTTagaaactttgacacaccaggagaCCATTGGGTGTACTATGAGAATATTGGCATGTTCCAGACTTGGTTGAAGGCTTGGCCTCCAGGTTTACCTTCGGGCCtatccaggctccctatagtataacaGTTTCATTCTGTAATTCATTtatatttggtttgtaataataattccttgtaaaaatgATATTAGGGTTattagtaaaactgggagggattcttatatatattttatttggaacggatagaaatcatgcctataggttgctaTGAAGTTTGCTTGCTtatgtgcattagaaaccatgcctataagactcaTCTAAATCCTTAAATCCTGATATTTCTTCACTAGAAAACCTGCTTCTAAGTCGTTACTCAATTTTGCATCGATAATCATGTCTTCAAACCTTCGTGTgcgcattagaaatcatgtttctagGAATTTCCTTGTTGATGTCCGCTTGGCAAAAATAATGTTATGctcgcctagaaatcatgcctataggaaacacATATAGAAATCAGTCTTGACATTGAGTCATTCATGCAAATAAGGTTTTAAATCAGttcctgcatttagataccatgcctataagactatCAAATTAATTTTCTGCATTTAAGTACATGCCTGCAAGGTTTCAAAACCAGTTTTGCATTTTCAAAATCACGCCCTTAAGGCTTTAAATCACTTCtgcacttagatatcatgtcaaTAAGAAttttgcatttagataccatgtctaaaGATTGTAAAATAAGTTATGCATTCTAGAAACCATGCTAATAAGATCGAAatcatttctgcatttagatgtcatgcctataagtgTGAGGCCCCATGAAAAATTTCCACCCTAAAGCCAAAAGCTCGTAGTGGcaattaggatcatgtgttagagatGCGTAAAATTCTTCAAGCTCGTCGCGGTTCGGACCCCTTTGGATTGAACAATGCATTAAAAATCAAGAAATAATATTTTCCAAAGAAGTGCGATTTTGCGGTCGAGAATgtggtcgcatatcaggtatgcggaccgcataggggGCATAGtcaccgcaaagtgagtcagtatgttagtcaaatttgaggttaaatatgcggtccatTAAGCGATCGCATAAccaatatgcggaccgcatagtcgtcgcataatttccttgggattttgtaaggagtagttctgcggtgcattatgcgaccacagaacgggtatgcagaccgcatttctgccgcatacatAGACAGAATGTTTAGATTTTTGGAgaacttttgcggtccattctgctgGCCACATTTCCATTTtgcgatcgcaaatgcgatcgcagacctgactcggggctctaattttctaaattttaaactcaACCCCTTATCAGTATATTCGGTGTTATAactcattttgagcatatttcctgatacttttagagagagagagagaggttcctagagagggaagtgcttcccataaaattactccatgaaaccttgccaaatcttggaagataatcaagtgagggcacctaaatcttcatcaCAAGAGGTAAGATTTCAATACCTCAGCTCTTGTTCTTATGCTTAGCAATAAGAGATCACtagtgaagtaattcatgggtataagCATGAATTGcttgcatgcatatcacaccatagaatattgggaggtagtgaactaaaaagaaagcaagaggggtataaaatgatagaaatttctctcaaaagggcctaagatcacaatgcacctttagtgtttgatagtatactcaaaacaagctagaatctcacTGTTGTCCCTAATTCTCGGTTTAATTttaattcttacacaatagatcgaagtgctaaaagttccgaaattttgtaaggaataaggaaagctttattgaggtatgtatggctaaaaccccgtcttttagaaattgagcttcatcgttggttgtgtgagtacggtaagattaaattgaattgttgtattgattgctatttcacttgacttggtgatgcaaccttatatgcgtggaaaatgcatctcaaattgatcaacgtgctaatcttgataatttgaaaaggtgcaaggactatgaatcatgtatcgaaatgcttagaccttagattgaaaCTGAAGTGCAttgttgtgccatttacatgaagtctcatctacgcctacaaccttatttgctTTTGTGTGCCATAAtctcttgaattacaaacctaatgctgaaaatgggaataatgtgaaacgtgaattgtggaatgtgaaaattgtggccccaagtgccggtaaactaatacatgtgtaaccaaagattggagtgagatgaaaaatggaaaatggtaacgcctcggtaaggcggcctagccgatcgggccatgatcggacgctatgacatatacacatggaggttatgcattg
This region includes:
- the LOC138875241 gene encoding uncharacterized protein, which gives rise to MGKGFARSSGSSAATSSVRPPAPAGRGVVRGGARGRGVPNRFYALSGRQSAEASPDVATGILSVQAINCYSLIDLGSSLSYVTPFIPSNFGVEPEQLHEPFSVSNPVCDSITATRVYRNCVVMVCGHATTADLIDLEMVDFDMIRGMDWLYSCFAKLDCRTRVMILEFPNEPIIEWKGNDVVPKGRFISYLKASKMIRKVCIYHLVRVADTALEVSVPESVPVVNEFLEVFPDELPGIPTDREIDFGIDVLPDTRPISIPPYRMAPTELRELKEQLKDLLEKGFIWPRKANVVADALSRKSMGSLAHLGAD